From the genome of Proteus vulgaris, one region includes:
- a CDS encoding substrate-binding domain-containing protein → MATIKDVAKEAGVSVATVSRVINNSPKASKTSVETVNAAMQKLGYRPNAAARALVSQSTQTLGVLVHDVSDPFFGTLVKAVDNVARQAGKHILVCNGYHDAQDERQSIELLINSRCDGLVIHSKALSDEELLAYAHEVKSMVLINRFIPEIAERCVALDNYKGAWMATEHLIRQGHTKIAYISSTHHIEDTTQRLAGYKAALEANNIILPESYIEYGEPEGEGGEKAMMHLLTKSIDFTAVVTYNDFMAAGALSVLDENEIPVPEKISVIGFDDVLIARYIHPRLTTVRYPVQMMAEQAATLAIRLSKGEVLEQKQRIFSPTLVQRNSVFNLSHLS, encoded by the coding sequence ATGGCGACTATCAAAGATGTAGCAAAAGAAGCGGGAGTTTCTGTTGCTACGGTGTCAAGAGTCATTAATAACTCGCCGAAAGCAAGTAAGACATCAGTAGAAACAGTTAATGCGGCAATGCAAAAACTAGGTTATCGACCTAATGCAGCGGCTAGAGCGTTGGTCAGTCAAAGTACACAAACTTTAGGTGTCTTAGTCCATGATGTTTCTGATCCCTTTTTTGGCACATTGGTGAAAGCGGTTGATAATGTGGCAAGACAAGCGGGAAAACATATTTTGGTGTGTAATGGCTATCATGATGCACAAGACGAACGTCAATCTATAGAGTTGCTAATTAATAGTCGCTGTGATGGTTTAGTGATCCACTCAAAAGCACTCTCTGATGAAGAATTACTAGCTTATGCTCATGAAGTCAAAAGTATGGTACTGATTAACCGCTTTATTCCTGAAATTGCGGAACGCTGTGTCGCTTTAGATAATTACAAAGGGGCATGGATGGCAACAGAACATCTTATTCGCCAAGGGCACACCAAGATTGCTTATATCTCTTCCACGCATCATATTGAGGATACTACTCAACGCCTTGCGGGTTATAAGGCTGCTCTTGAAGCCAATAACATCATATTGCCCGAAAGTTATATTGAGTATGGTGAGCCTGAAGGTGAAGGCGGTGAAAAAGCAATGATGCACCTGTTAACGAAATCAATCGATTTTACAGCCGTAGTGACTTACAACGATTTTATGGCTGCTGGTGCTTTGTCTGTTCTCGATGAAAATGAGATCCCTGTACCTGAAAAAATCTCTGTTATTGGTTTTGATGATGTATTAATTGCTCGTTATATCCATCCTCGCTTAACAACCGTGCGTTATCCGGTACAAATGATGGCCGAACAGGCTGCTACGTTGGCTATTAGACTATCTAAAGGTGAAGTCCTCGAACAAAAACAACGTATTTTTTCACCTACTTTAGTTCAACGTAATTCTGTTTTTAATCTTAGCCATCTCTCTTAA
- a CDS encoding sodium/sugar symporter, whose amino-acid sequence MHTEGVGLSTIDYAIFALYVVIIISLGLWVSRSKDGEKKGTKDYFLAGKTLPWWAIGSSLIAANISAEQFIGMSGSGFSIGLAIASYEWMAALTLIIVAKYFLPVFIEKGIYTIPEFVENRFKNRNLKTILAVFWLALFIFVNLTSVLYLGSLALETILGVPMMYAIIGLALFAVVYSLYGGLSAVAWTDVVQVFFLILGGLFTTVLAVSYIGGDGGIMEGLSKMTQAAPDHFKMILEKDNPQFMNLPGIAVLIGGLWVANLYYWGFNQYIIQRALAAKSINEAQKGLVFAAFLKLIVPVLVVVPGIAAFVITTNPDLMAGLGTMAPQHIPTLAQADKAYPWLTQFLPVGAKGVVFAALAAAIVSSLASMLNSIATIFTMDIYKEYVGPKASETRLVNVGRISAVVALIIACFIAPLLGGIDQAFQYIQEYTGLVSPGILAVFLLGLFWKKTNAKGAIIGVVLSIPFALFLKLMPLGMPFLDQMMYTFMFTTVVIGLVSLTSTKTDDSVGAIALTDKTFKTQSGFNIASYAIMVILCVLYAVFW is encoded by the coding sequence ATGCATACAGAAGGTGTTGGATTAAGCACAATAGACTATGCAATTTTTGCCCTCTATGTTGTCATCATTATTAGTCTAGGATTGTGGGTTTCTCGTTCAAAGGATGGTGAGAAAAAAGGAACAAAGGACTATTTCTTAGCAGGTAAAACCCTTCCTTGGTGGGCAATTGGTTCTTCGCTTATTGCCGCTAATATTTCAGCAGAACAATTTATTGGTATGTCAGGTTCTGGTTTCTCCATTGGTCTTGCTATCGCTTCTTATGAATGGATGGCTGCACTGACACTGATTATTGTGGCGAAGTATTTTTTACCTGTATTTATCGAAAAAGGTATTTATACCATTCCTGAATTTGTTGAGAATCGATTTAAAAACCGTAACCTAAAAACGATCCTCGCAGTATTCTGGCTCGCATTATTTATCTTTGTTAACTTAACATCTGTACTTTATTTAGGCTCATTGGCACTAGAAACCATTTTAGGTGTACCAATGATGTATGCCATTATTGGTTTGGCATTATTTGCCGTTGTTTATTCACTTTATGGTGGCCTTTCTGCCGTTGCGTGGACAGACGTGGTGCAAGTATTCTTCCTTATTCTCGGTGGTTTATTTACTACGGTATTAGCTGTCAGCTATATCGGTGGTGATGGCGGGATCATGGAAGGCTTAAGCAAAATGACACAAGCCGCGCCCGATCACTTTAAAATGATCTTAGAAAAAGATAATCCGCAGTTTATGAACTTACCGGGTATTGCTGTGCTAATTGGTGGTTTATGGGTTGCTAACCTTTATTATTGGGGTTTTAACCAATACATTATTCAGCGTGCTTTGGCTGCTAAATCTATAAATGAAGCACAAAAAGGACTAGTGTTTGCTGCATTCTTAAAATTAATTGTTCCTGTTCTTGTCGTTGTTCCGGGGATTGCTGCATTTGTTATTACTACTAATCCAGACTTAATGGCAGGGTTAGGCACAATGGCTCCACAGCATATTCCAACGCTAGCACAAGCTGACAAAGCCTATCCTTGGTTAACACAGTTCTTGCCTGTAGGTGCAAAAGGCGTTGTTTTTGCAGCACTTGCGGCGGCTATTGTTTCGTCTTTAGCATCCATGCTTAACTCTATCGCGACTATTTTCACGATGGATATTTATAAAGAATATGTTGGACCTAAAGCTTCTGAAACACGCTTAGTGAATGTGGGGCGTATTAGTGCGGTTGTTGCTCTGATTATTGCTTGTTTTATCGCACCATTATTGGGTGGTATCGATCAGGCATTCCAATATATTCAAGAATATACTGGCTTAGTAAGCCCAGGTATTTTAGCTGTATTCCTATTAGGCTTATTCTGGAAAAAAACAAACGCAAAAGGTGCAATTATTGGTGTGGTTTTATCTATACCATTTGCTCTATTCCTAAAATTAATGCCTTTAGGTATGCCATTCCTCGATCAAATGATGTACACCTTTATGTTTACAACTGTCGTGATTGGTTTAGTGAGCTTAACCTCAACGAAAACAGATGACAGCGTAGGGGCGATTGCATTAACAGATAAGACCTTTAAAACACAAAGCGGATTCAACATCGCTTCCTATGCCATCATGGTTATATTATGTGTACTTTATGCTGTGTTCTGGTAA
- the galM gene encoding galactose-1-epimerase: MATNEMRFLEPEQMTAQPASDGNPAQVVVLKNRFGMSISLMDIGATWLTCIVPVNGYRRDVLLGSADMNTHKQQTAYLGATVGRFANRIAGAKFVLEGQEYQISANEGKNTLHGGKQNFSHRRWGITAQSSQSVTFSLISNDGDQGFPGTLKASVTYTLTDNNEVCIDYQAISDKTTPLSLTNHAYFNLAGEHTERTALEHDLKICASHYLKNGEGNIPTGEFVSVVGTGFDFGKLKRIGLDFMVDECQKAASGYDHAFILDKQAIDDKAPIATVIAPEGELKMDVFTTLPSVQFYTGNFLAGIKGKSRRYGNYSGLALETQYFPDGPNHPEWHENQGVLPANTPWNSQTIYKFYS, from the coding sequence AACCTGCATCAGACGGAAATCCTGCACAAGTGGTCGTGCTTAAAAATCGTTTTGGTATGTCGATTTCTTTAATGGATATTGGTGCGACTTGGTTAACTTGTATTGTACCTGTTAATGGATACCGTCGAGATGTTTTGTTAGGCTCTGCAGATATGAATACCCATAAACAGCAAACAGCTTATTTGGGGGCCACAGTAGGGCGTTTTGCCAATCGTATTGCTGGTGCAAAATTCGTATTAGAAGGGCAAGAATATCAAATCAGTGCTAATGAAGGTAAAAACACATTACATGGTGGTAAACAAAACTTCAGTCATCGTCGTTGGGGGATCACGGCACAATCATCTCAATCAGTGACCTTTTCATTGATTTCAAATGATGGTGACCAAGGTTTTCCCGGTACACTCAAAGCTAGTGTGACTTATACACTCACTGATAATAATGAAGTTTGTATCGATTATCAGGCAATAAGTGATAAAACCACGCCACTTAGTTTAACTAACCATGCCTATTTTAACCTTGCAGGTGAACACACTGAACGCACAGCGCTTGAGCACGATTTAAAAATCTGCGCTTCTCATTATTTGAAAAATGGTGAAGGCAATATTCCTACTGGAGAGTTTGTGAGCGTTGTAGGAACAGGATTTGATTTTGGTAAATTAAAACGCATCGGTCTTGATTTTATGGTTGATGAGTGTCAAAAAGCAGCGAGTGGTTATGATCATGCATTTATTTTAGATAAACAGGCTATCGACGATAAAGCACCTATTGCAACAGTCATTGCACCTGAGGGCGAGCTTAAAATGGATGTTTTTACTACTCTGCCTTCTGTTCAATTCTATACAGGTAACTTTTTAGCTGGAATAAAAGGAAAAAGTCGCCGTTATGGTAATTATTCTGGATTAGCTTTAGAGACACAATACTTTCCTGATGGGCCGAATCATCCTGAATGGCATGAAAATCAAGGTGTTTTACCTGCGAATACGCCATGGAATAGCCAAACTATCTATAAGTTTTACTCTTAA
- a CDS encoding IreA family TonB-dependent siderophore receptor, translated as MNFKMGVLTACILSASYPLYAQENKEEKLVVSASGFAQQITDAPASITVISKEQLAKKPVHDLADAVKGVEGVSINGNANKQEITMRGLPGEYTLILVDGRRQNSRESRPNGSGGYEGGFIPPADAIERIEVIRGPMSSLYGSDAMGGVINIITKPVTKEWHGSVALGGTLQHNRDAGDSINGDFYLSGPLIEDKLGLQLYGSSYLRAEDKITYGQGRNDNKNITAKLAFTPTDNQTILLEAGRNTLQRTTTPGKSMSEFTIRGGKADENKMLETNNDRNHWALTYKNQFDILHSELSVYQEQTKRITKTEMIDKTTKEREEYYEDRRPEITNTVFDAKFTAFLPDNVMTFGGQYQYSRLKDESSTGSGIKQSTITADQKALFLEDEYSVTDNLALTGGVRLDDHEYYGNHWSPRAYAVYHLTDEFTLKGGVAKAFKAPSLREISPEYGTSTEKGRAIMYGNRDLKPETSVSQEIGIGYDNGDGVTASVTFFNTDFKDKLTNYDSGEIDPITGLKLYQYDNVGKANIKGIETAVGFPITESWHVNANYTYIDSERKSDDEKLGSGESLKGYPLDLTPKHSANARVDWQFDEATSFYANTAYTGKQIWAAQRNGYTGARYRSGYTTFDLGMTYNFNKNTMFNFAVLNITDETGPAVNDKGGNWVVDEGRRYWANIKYSF; from the coding sequence ATGAACTTTAAAATGGGTGTTTTAACAGCCTGTATTTTATCTGCCTCTTACCCGCTGTATGCACAAGAAAATAAAGAAGAAAAACTTGTTGTATCAGCATCAGGGTTTGCTCAACAAATTACAGATGCACCAGCAAGTATCACCGTGATTAGCAAAGAACAACTTGCAAAGAAACCGGTTCATGATTTAGCTGATGCTGTAAAAGGGGTTGAAGGTGTTAGCATTAACGGTAATGCCAATAAACAAGAAATCACGATGCGTGGTTTGCCAGGTGAATACACGCTTATTTTAGTTGATGGCCGCCGTCAAAATAGCCGCGAGTCGCGCCCAAATGGGAGTGGTGGTTATGAAGGTGGTTTTATTCCACCCGCAGATGCGATCGAACGCATAGAAGTTATCCGCGGACCAATGTCATCACTATATGGCTCTGATGCAATGGGTGGTGTTATCAATATCATCACCAAACCAGTAACAAAAGAGTGGCATGGCTCTGTTGCACTTGGCGGTACGTTGCAACATAACCGTGATGCTGGCGATTCTATTAATGGTGATTTTTATCTTTCAGGGCCTTTAATTGAAGATAAACTAGGCTTACAGCTTTATGGCAGTAGCTACTTACGTGCAGAAGATAAAATTACTTATGGCCAAGGTCGTAATGACAATAAAAACATTACAGCGAAATTGGCATTTACACCAACTGATAATCAAACCATTTTATTAGAAGCAGGCCGCAATACGTTACAGCGTACAACGACTCCAGGTAAATCCATGAGTGAATTTACTATCCGTGGCGGCAAAGCGGATGAAAATAAAATGTTAGAAACCAATAATGACCGTAATCACTGGGCATTAACTTATAAAAATCAGTTTGATATTCTGCATTCAGAATTAAGTGTGTATCAAGAACAAACTAAGCGTATTACCAAAACAGAAATGATTGATAAAACGACGAAGGAGCGTGAAGAGTATTACGAAGATCGTCGTCCTGAAATCACTAACACCGTTTTTGATGCGAAATTTACTGCATTTTTACCTGATAACGTGATGACCTTTGGTGGTCAATATCAATACTCGCGCTTAAAAGATGAATCATCTACTGGCTCAGGCATTAAACAATCCACTATTACAGCGGATCAAAAAGCGTTATTCCTTGAAGATGAATATAGCGTAACAGACAATCTCGCGTTAACCGGCGGTGTGCGCCTTGATGATCACGAGTATTACGGTAATCATTGGAGCCCAAGAGCCTATGCCGTTTATCATTTAACGGATGAATTCACCTTAAAAGGGGGCGTGGCGAAAGCTTTTAAAGCGCCAAGCCTGCGTGAAATTAGCCCTGAATATGGCACTTCAACAGAAAAAGGCCGTGCAATTATGTACGGTAATCGTGATTTAAAACCTGAAACATCAGTCAGCCAAGAAATTGGTATTGGTTATGATAATGGGGATGGTGTGACTGCGAGTGTGACTTTCTTTAATACTGATTTTAAAGATAAGTTAACGAACTATGACTCAGGTGAAATAGATCCAATTACAGGTTTAAAACTGTACCAATACGATAATGTGGGTAAAGCCAATATTAAAGGGATTGAAACTGCGGTTGGTTTCCCAATTACAGAAAGCTGGCATGTCAATGCTAACTACACCTATATTGATTCAGAACGTAAAAGTGATGATGAAAAACTAGGCTCTGGTGAATCACTAAAAGGCTATCCATTAGATTTAACACCTAAACACAGTGCCAACGCGCGTGTTGATTGGCAGTTTGATGAAGCGACCAGTTTTTATGCCAATACGGCTTATACGGGCAAACAAATTTGGGCAGCTCAACGTAATGGTTACACAGGTGCGCGTTATCGTAGTGGCTACACAACCTTTGATTTAGGGATGACCTACAACTTTAATAAAAATACCATGTTTAACTTTGCGGTATTAAATATTACAGATGAAACAGGCCCTGCTGTGAATGATAAAGGCGGTAACTGGGTAGTTGATGAAGGACGTCGTTATTGGGCGAACATTAAATATAGTTTCTAA